In Alteromonas naphthalenivorans, one DNA window encodes the following:
- a CDS encoding pilus assembly PilX family protein, producing MSREPLSQQYLVHKAHKALSRTDRNRVEKTHPSTATLGGSFFTASLKHQRGSMLVTALFIMIVLALLGLTLASSLSSTGNKVAADNLGFRAQLATQAGMEHIKATANPAGATPLSCNGTINSPASFGQVRGFEGCAYQASCQTSTTIIAGVNYYFYRFASTAQCTASELISAHTQTDSMMIEQ from the coding sequence ATGAGCCGTGAACCTTTATCCCAACAATATCTAGTACATAAAGCACATAAAGCGCTTTCAAGAACTGATAGAAATAGAGTAGAGAAAACACATCCTAGTACGGCAACGTTAGGCGGTTCGTTCTTTACTGCCTCGCTAAAACATCAGCGAGGCAGCATGTTAGTCACTGCACTGTTTATTATGATAGTGCTGGCTCTGTTAGGGTTAACCCTAGCCTCGTCACTCTCTTCTACGGGCAACAAAGTCGCTGCGGATAATCTAGGTTTTCGCGCTCAGCTGGCAACACAAGCGGGCATGGAGCATATAAAGGCCACTGCAAACCCTGCAGGTGCCACCCCATTATCTTGTAATGGCACCATTAATAGCCCCGCTTCGTTTGGCCAAGTAAGAGGCTTTGAAGGGTGTGCTTACCAAGCCAGTTGTCAAACAAGCACTACGATTATTGCAGGCGTAAACTATTATTTCTATCGTTTTGCCTCTACCGCCCAATGCACCGCTAGTGAGTTAATTTCAGCGCATACACAGACCGATTCAATGATGATTGAACAATAA
- a CDS encoding prepilin-type N-terminal cleavage/methylation domain-containing protein has product MANSTPMNKARGFTLVELVIVLVVMGVIATGIAKVVTSSMSVFVGVSEREQLVAQTSFAINRMARELQNAVPASVRVRGSSSQHCLQFVPADVVTGYSEISVQPATENTIDILFPADALDNTQPFTASASVIVAPPSVLDVYNAANDYRQPIVSCTDDGDGDCATRDSTDDTLEITVSDAFAEASLANRAYIASKAVSFCLRGSVLHRIESGFTTSQPLALASSPRLGVDFINVLSASPASGTSNDDPFQVRSVNGGVNNMVMLRLRAQKGDEVLSLTTEVAIENEP; this is encoded by the coding sequence ATGGCAAATAGCACACCAATGAACAAAGCTCGAGGCTTTACGTTAGTAGAGCTTGTCATCGTGCTGGTGGTTATGGGGGTGATAGCCACAGGGATCGCAAAAGTGGTTACCAGTAGCATGTCTGTATTTGTTGGTGTTAGTGAAAGAGAGCAGCTCGTTGCCCAAACGTCTTTTGCCATAAATCGTATGGCTCGTGAACTACAAAACGCCGTGCCTGCCAGTGTGAGAGTCAGGGGATCATCGTCTCAACACTGCCTACAATTCGTTCCCGCTGATGTGGTAACAGGTTACAGTGAGATTTCCGTTCAGCCAGCCACTGAAAATACTATCGATATCTTATTTCCTGCGGATGCCCTTGATAATACTCAGCCCTTTACCGCGAGTGCATCTGTGATTGTTGCACCACCTAGTGTATTAGATGTCTATAACGCCGCTAATGATTACCGCCAACCTATAGTAAGTTGTACCGATGACGGCGATGGCGATTGTGCAACGAGAGACAGCACTGACGATACCCTCGAGATTACGGTAAGTGATGCCTTTGCAGAAGCCTCACTAGCTAACCGTGCTTATATTGCCTCAAAAGCGGTGAGCTTTTGCTTAAGAGGTTCGGTACTTCACCGGATTGAGTCTGGGTTTACCACATCGCAGCCTTTGGCTTTGGCAAGTAGCCCGAGGCTTGGGGTGGACTTCATTAATGTTTTATCTGCCTCACCTGCTAGCGGTACCTCAAACGATGATCCTTTTCAGGTTCGTAGTGTGAACGGTGGGGTTAATAATATGGTGATGTTGCGCCTACGAGCCCAAAAAGGCGATGAAGTATTAAGTCTGACGACTGAGGTGGCAATTGAAAATGAGCCGTGA
- a CDS encoding prepilin-type N-terminal cleavage/methylation domain-containing protein, producing the protein MRAERGFTLLEIVIGLVVTSIVMLIVTDLLGAQAQQSVAPVTQARANILAQGLQREILSKAFDENSSGHNAGERCSDTINCTTSANLGPDSGENRSTFDDVDDYHGYSVIRNSAGQTITQSGQSLYQGYQLNVVVFYDDNLDGIDDAGVGSYTGNTKLVRVSVLTPNDETIVFSGYRWNY; encoded by the coding sequence ATGCGTGCTGAGCGAGGTTTTACACTACTTGAGATCGTGATTGGATTAGTGGTGACCAGTATTGTCATGCTTATTGTTACCGATTTACTTGGCGCGCAAGCGCAACAAAGCGTGGCGCCTGTAACGCAAGCCCGCGCTAATATTTTAGCCCAAGGATTACAACGAGAAATACTGAGTAAGGCATTTGACGAAAATAGCAGTGGGCATAACGCCGGTGAACGATGTAGCGACACTATTAACTGTACGACTAGCGCAAACTTGGGGCCTGATAGTGGAGAAAATCGTTCTACCTTTGATGATGTGGATGATTACCACGGCTACAGCGTTATTAGAAACAGTGCGGGTCAAACCATCACGCAAAGTGGGCAAAGTTTATATCAAGGTTACCAGCTCAACGTAGTAGTGTTTTATGATGATAACCTTGACGGTATTGATGATGCCGGCGTGGGTAGCTATACGGGCAACACCAAATTGGTTCGCGTGTCTGTACTTACCCCTAACGATGAAACCATAGTCTTTAGCGGTTATCGGTGGAATTACTGA
- a CDS encoding prepilin-type N-terminal cleavage/methylation domain-containing protein yields MARHFVPGQRQARGAGFTLLELIIVIVVIGIIGVVASARIQDDTGYTEYSLQIRLLSTLRNIQGKAMQDNRAGYCYRTIVSSSGDGAYGPTVVNYGSANQSASCGASIAANAPTFLAARGDEIGAKGVSITFSEGVASPSYIDFDYLGRPITATGSCASDICRVTFAGTATVGVCIEAEGLIYAC; encoded by the coding sequence ATGGCCAGGCATTTCGTTCCTGGCCAGCGTCAGGCCCGAGGCGCTGGCTTTACGCTCCTTGAGCTTATTATTGTCATCGTCGTTATTGGTATTATAGGCGTGGTCGCTTCTGCGCGAATACAAGATGATACCGGCTACACTGAATACTCCCTTCAAATACGTCTTCTCTCTACCTTACGAAATATTCAAGGCAAAGCCATGCAAGATAACCGCGCAGGCTATTGTTATCGCACTATTGTGAGTTCGTCTGGTGACGGTGCTTACGGCCCTACTGTTGTTAACTACGGGAGTGCAAATCAATCAGCCAGCTGTGGCGCAAGTATTGCCGCCAATGCGCCCACATTTTTAGCGGCGCGGGGTGATGAAATTGGTGCTAAAGGGGTATCTATCACCTTTTCAGAAGGTGTTGCTTCGCCTTCCTATATTGACTTCGATTACCTTGGTCGGCCAATAACCGCCACCGGCAGTTGTGCATCAGATATTTGCAGAGTGACCTTTGCGGGAACAGCAACAGTAGGTGTCTGTATTGAAGCTGAGGGGCTTATTTATGCGTGCTGA
- a CDS encoding type II secretion system protein, translating into MQQRGFTLIELVIVIVILGILAVTAAPRFVGFQTDARIATLEGVEGALISASEAIHAKAIIAGATASSNTTINVNGTDINVRYGYPYSTYFDDNNNTTTVQLDSYMNLDIRAVNTTADQGTTDWYVSANGTWARIYPDGFEGANCYVEYRNAAAGGSPTITLTSTAC; encoded by the coding sequence ATGCAGCAACGCGGTTTTACCCTTATTGAGCTAGTCATAGTTATCGTAATTCTTGGTATTTTAGCGGTTACCGCTGCGCCTCGGTTTGTAGGTTTCCAAACTGATGCTCGCATTGCCACATTAGAAGGAGTGGAAGGCGCACTGATTAGTGCTTCGGAAGCTATTCATGCAAAAGCAATTATTGCTGGCGCGACTGCATCGTCAAATACGACCATCAACGTAAATGGCACTGATATCAATGTTCGTTATGGTTACCCGTACAGCACATACTTCGATGACAATAACAATACCACCACTGTGCAGCTAGATTCATACATGAACCTAGATATTCGTGCAGTAAACACTACCGCAGACCAAGGTACTACAGATTGGTATGTGAGTGCTAACGGTACTTGGGCTCGCATTTACCCCGACGGTTTTGAAGGTGCTAACTGCTATGTTGAGTACAGAAATGCGGCAGCGGGTGGTTCTCCTACTATCACATTGACTTCGACTGCTTGTTAA